A single region of the Eulemur rufifrons isolate Redbay chromosome 8, OSU_ERuf_1, whole genome shotgun sequence genome encodes:
- the ZBTB17 gene encoding zinc finger and BTB domain-containing protein 17 isoform X2: MAAMDFPQHSQHVLEQLNQQRQLGLLCDCTFVVDGVDFKAHKAVLAACSEYFKMLFVDQKDVVHLDISNAAGLGQVLEFMYTAKLSLSPENVDDVLAVASFLQMQDIITACHALKSLAEPATGPGGSAEALATGGEDKRAKEEKAAATMLNRLDQVGSSPPTGPGRELKEERGGQAESAAPGAEQTEKADAPREPLPVELKPDPTSGMAAAEAEAALSESSEQEMEVEPARKGEEEPEEEEGAEPAEVKEEGPQLENGETPEENEESAGTDSGQELGTEARSLRSGTYGDRTESKAYGSIIHKCEDCGKEFTHTGNFKRHIRIHTGEKPFSCRECSKAFSDPAACKAHEKTHSPLKPYGCEECGKSYRLISLLNLHKKRHSGEARYRCEDCGKLFTTSGNLKRHQLVHSGEKPYQCDYCSRSFSDPTSKMRHLETHDTDKEHKCPHCDKKFNQVGNLKAHLKIHIADGPLKCRECGKQFTTSGNLKRHLRIHSGEKPYVCIHCQRQFADPGALQRHVRIHTGEKPCQCVMCGKAFTQASSLIAHVRQHTGEKPYVCERCGKRFVQSSQLANHIRHHDNIRPHKCSVCSKAFVNVGDLSKHIIIHTGEKPYLCDKCGRGFNRVDNLRSHVKTVHQGKAGIKILEPEEGGEVSVVTVDDMVTLATEALAATAVTQLTVVPVGAAVTADETEVLKAEISKAVKQVQEEDPNTHILYACDSCGDKFLDANSLAQHVRIHTAQALVMFQTDADFYQQYGPGSTWPAGQVLQAGELVFRPRDGADGQPALAETPPTAPECPPPAE; the protein is encoded by the exons CCATGGACTTCCCCCAGCACAGCCAGCACGTCTTGGAGCAGCTGAACCAGCAGCGGCAGCTGGGGCTTCTCTGTGACTGCACCTTTGTGGTGGACGGTGTTGACTTCAAGGCCCATAAAGCGGTGCTGGCAGCCTGCAGCGAGTACTTCAAGATGCTCTTTGTGGACCAGAAGGACGTGGTGCACCTGGACATCAGTAACGCGGCAG GCCTGGGGCAGGTGCTGGAGTTTATGTACACGGCCAAGCTGAGCCTGAGCCCTGAGAACGTGGATGATGTGCTGGCCGTGGCCAGCTTCCTCCAGATGCAGGACATCATCACGGCCTGCCATGCCCTCAAGTCACTCGCTGAGCCAGCCACCGGCCCTGGGGGAAGTGCGGAGGCCTTGGCCACAGGAG GAGAGGACAAGAGAGCCAAAGAGGAGAAGGCTGCTGCCACCATGCTGAACAGACTGGACCAAGTGGGGAGCAGTCCACCCACAGGCCCAGGCAGGGAGCTCAAAGAGGAGCGAGGTGGCCAGGCCGAGAGTGCAGCCCCCG GTGCAGAGCAGACGGAGAAGGCCGATGCCCCCCGGGAGCCGCTGCCTGTGGAGCTCAAGCCAGACCCCACGAGTGGCATGGCTGCCGCAGAAGCAGAGGCTGCGTTATCAGAGAGCTCAGAGCAAG AAATGGAGGTGGAGCCGGccaggaagggagaagaggagccggaggaggaggagggtgcagAGCCTGCCGAGGTCAAGGAGGAGGGGCCGCAGCTGGAGAACGGCGAGACCCCTGAAGAGAACGAAGAGTCGGCGGGCACAGACTCTGGGCAGGAGCTCGGCACAGAGGCCCGGAGCCTGCGCTCGGGCACCTACGGCGACCGCACAGAGTCCAAGGCCTACGGCTCCATCATCCACAAGTGCGAG GACTGTGGGAAGGAGTTCACGCACACGGGGAACTTCAAGCGCCACATCCGCATCCACACAGGCGAGAAGCCCTTCTCGTGCCGGGAGTGCAGCAAGGCCTTCTCTGACCCGGCCGCCTGCAAGGCCCACGAGAAGACGCATAG CCCTCTGAAGCCGTATGGCTGCGAGGAGTGTGGCAAGAGCTACCGGCTCATCAGCCTGCTGAACCTGCACAAGAAGCGGCACTCGGGCGAGGCGCGCTACCGCTGCGAGGACTGTGGCAAGCTCTTCACCACCTCGGGCAACCTCAAGCGCCACCAGCTGGTGCACAGTGGGGAGAAGCCCTACCAGTGCGACTACTGCAGCCGCTCCTTCTCCGACCCCACCTCCAAGATGCGCCACCTGGAGACCCATGACACTGACAAGGAGCACAAGTGCCCACACTGCGACAAGAAGTTCAACCAG GTGGGGAATCTGAAGGCCCACCTGAAGATCCACATCGCGGACGGGCCCCTCAAGTGCCGGGAGTGCGGGAAGCAGTTCACCACCTCAG GGAACCTCAAGCGGCACCTGCGGATCCACAGCGGGGAGAAGCCCTATGTGTGCATCCACTGCCAGCGGCAGTTTGCCGACCCCGGCGCTCTGCAGCGGCACGTCCGCATCCACACGG gcGAGAAGCCGTGCCAGTGCGTGATGTGCGGCAAGGCCTTCACCCAGGCCAGCTCCCTCATCGCCCACGTGCGCCAGCACACCGGGGAGAAGCCCTACGTCTGCGAGCGCTGCGGCAAGAG ATTTGTCCAGTCCAGCCAGCTGGCAAATCACATCCGCCACCATGACAACATCCGCCCACACAAGTGCAGCGTGTGCAGCAAGGCCTTTGTGAACGTGGGGGACCTGTCCAAGCACATCATCATCCACACGG GAGAGAAGCCTTACCTGTGTGACAAGTGCGGTCGTGGCTTCAACCGGGTAGACAACCTGCGTTCCCACGTGAAGACTGTGCACCAGGGCAAGGCAGGCATCAAGATCCTGGAGCCCGAGGAGGGCGGTGAGGTCAGCGTGGTCACTGTGGACGACATGGTCACGCTGGCCACTGAGGCCCTGGCCGCCACGGCTGTCACTCAGCTCACAG TGGTACCAGTAGGGGCTGCGGTGACAGCCGACGAGACGGAAGTACTTAAAGCCGAGATCAGCAAAGCTGTGAAGCAAGTGCAGGAAGAAG ACCCCAACACTCACATCCTCTACGCCTGTGACTCCTGTGGGGACAAATTCCTGGACGCCAACAGCCTGGCTCAGCACGTGCGAATCCATACGGCCCAGGCACTGGTCATGTTCCAGACGGACGCGGACTTCTACCAGCAGTACGGGCCAGGCAGCACGT
- the ZBTB17 gene encoding zinc finger and BTB domain-containing protein 17 isoform X3, which translates to MMCWPWPASSRCRTSSRPAMPSSHSLSQPPALGEVRRPWPQEVCPIPFPGEDKRAKEEKAAATMLNRLDQVGSSPPTGPGRELKEERGGQAESAAPGAEQTEKADAPREPLPVELKPDPTSGMAAAEAEAALSESSEQEMEVEPARKGEEEPEEEEGAEPAEVKEEGPQLENGETPEENEESAGTDSGQELGTEARSLRSGTYGDRTESKAYGSIIHKCEDCGKEFTHTGNFKRHIRIHTGEKPFSCRECSKAFSDPAACKAHEKTHSPLKPYGCEECGKSYRLISLLNLHKKRHSGEARYRCEDCGKLFTTSGNLKRHQLVHSGEKPYQCDYCSRSFSDPTSKMRHLETHDTDKEHKCPHCDKKFNQVGNLKAHLKIHIADGPLKCRECGKQFTTSGNLKRHLRIHSGEKPYVCIHCQRQFADPGALQRHVRIHTGEKPCQCVMCGKAFTQASSLIAHVRQHTGEKPYVCERCGKRFVQSSQLANHIRHHDNIRPHKCSVCSKAFVNVGDLSKHIIIHTGEKPYLCDKCGRGFNRVDNLRSHVKTVHQGKAGIKILEPEEGGEVSVVTVDDMVTLATEALAATAVTQLTVVPVGAAVTADETEVLKAEISKAVKQVQEEDPNTHILYACDSCGDKFLDANSLAQHVRIHTAQALVMFQTDADFYQQYGPGSTWPAGQVLQAGELVFRPRDGADGQPALAETPPTAPECPPPAE; encoded by the exons ATGATGTGCTGGCCGTGGCCAGCTTCCTCCAGATGCAGGACATCATCACGGCCTGCCATGCCCTCAAGTCACTCGCTGAGCCAGCCACCGGCCCTGGGGGAAGTGCGGAGGCCTTGGCCACAGGAG GTCTGTCCTATTCCATTTCCAGGAGAGGACAAGAGAGCCAAAGAGGAGAAGGCTGCTGCCACCATGCTGAACAGACTGGACCAAGTGGGGAGCAGTCCACCCACAGGCCCAGGCAGGGAGCTCAAAGAGGAGCGAGGTGGCCAGGCCGAGAGTGCAGCCCCCG GTGCAGAGCAGACGGAGAAGGCCGATGCCCCCCGGGAGCCGCTGCCTGTGGAGCTCAAGCCAGACCCCACGAGTGGCATGGCTGCCGCAGAAGCAGAGGCTGCGTTATCAGAGAGCTCAGAGCAAG AAATGGAGGTGGAGCCGGccaggaagggagaagaggagccggaggaggaggagggtgcagAGCCTGCCGAGGTCAAGGAGGAGGGGCCGCAGCTGGAGAACGGCGAGACCCCTGAAGAGAACGAAGAGTCGGCGGGCACAGACTCTGGGCAGGAGCTCGGCACAGAGGCCCGGAGCCTGCGCTCGGGCACCTACGGCGACCGCACAGAGTCCAAGGCCTACGGCTCCATCATCCACAAGTGCGAG GACTGTGGGAAGGAGTTCACGCACACGGGGAACTTCAAGCGCCACATCCGCATCCACACAGGCGAGAAGCCCTTCTCGTGCCGGGAGTGCAGCAAGGCCTTCTCTGACCCGGCCGCCTGCAAGGCCCACGAGAAGACGCATAG CCCTCTGAAGCCGTATGGCTGCGAGGAGTGTGGCAAGAGCTACCGGCTCATCAGCCTGCTGAACCTGCACAAGAAGCGGCACTCGGGCGAGGCGCGCTACCGCTGCGAGGACTGTGGCAAGCTCTTCACCACCTCGGGCAACCTCAAGCGCCACCAGCTGGTGCACAGTGGGGAGAAGCCCTACCAGTGCGACTACTGCAGCCGCTCCTTCTCCGACCCCACCTCCAAGATGCGCCACCTGGAGACCCATGACACTGACAAGGAGCACAAGTGCCCACACTGCGACAAGAAGTTCAACCAG GTGGGGAATCTGAAGGCCCACCTGAAGATCCACATCGCGGACGGGCCCCTCAAGTGCCGGGAGTGCGGGAAGCAGTTCACCACCTCAG GGAACCTCAAGCGGCACCTGCGGATCCACAGCGGGGAGAAGCCCTATGTGTGCATCCACTGCCAGCGGCAGTTTGCCGACCCCGGCGCTCTGCAGCGGCACGTCCGCATCCACACGG gcGAGAAGCCGTGCCAGTGCGTGATGTGCGGCAAGGCCTTCACCCAGGCCAGCTCCCTCATCGCCCACGTGCGCCAGCACACCGGGGAGAAGCCCTACGTCTGCGAGCGCTGCGGCAAGAG ATTTGTCCAGTCCAGCCAGCTGGCAAATCACATCCGCCACCATGACAACATCCGCCCACACAAGTGCAGCGTGTGCAGCAAGGCCTTTGTGAACGTGGGGGACCTGTCCAAGCACATCATCATCCACACGG GAGAGAAGCCTTACCTGTGTGACAAGTGCGGTCGTGGCTTCAACCGGGTAGACAACCTGCGTTCCCACGTGAAGACTGTGCACCAGGGCAAGGCAGGCATCAAGATCCTGGAGCCCGAGGAGGGCGGTGAGGTCAGCGTGGTCACTGTGGACGACATGGTCACGCTGGCCACTGAGGCCCTGGCCGCCACGGCTGTCACTCAGCTCACAG TGGTACCAGTAGGGGCTGCGGTGACAGCCGACGAGACGGAAGTACTTAAAGCCGAGATCAGCAAAGCTGTGAAGCAAGTGCAGGAAGAAG ACCCCAACACTCACATCCTCTACGCCTGTGACTCCTGTGGGGACAAATTCCTGGACGCCAACAGCCTGGCTCAGCACGTGCGAATCCATACGGCCCAGGCACTGGTCATGTTCCAGACGGACGCGGACTTCTACCAGCAGTACGGGCCAGGCAGCACGT
- the ZBTB17 gene encoding zinc finger and BTB domain-containing protein 17 isoform X1: MAAMDFPQHSQHVLEQLNQQRQLGLLCDCTFVVDGVDFKAHKAVLAACSEYFKMLFVDQKDVVHLDISNAAGLGQVLEFMYTAKLSLSPENVDDVLAVASFLQMQDIITACHALKSLAEPATGPGGSAEALATGGEDKRAKEEKAAATMLNRLDQVGSSPPTGPGRELKEERGGQAESAAPGAEQTEKADAPREPLPVELKPDPTSGMAAAEAEAALSESSEQEMEVEPARKGEEEPEEEEGAEPAEVKEEGPQLENGETPEENEESAGTDSGQELGTEARSLRSGTYGDRTESKAYGSIIHKCEDCGKEFTHTGNFKRHIRIHTGEKPFSCRECSKAFSDPAACKAHEKTHSPLKPYGCEECGKSYRLISLLNLHKKRHSGEARYRCEDCGKLFTTSGNLKRHQLVHSGEKPYQCDYCSRSFSDPTSKMRHLETHDTDKEHKCPHCDKKFNQVGNLKAHLKIHIADGPLKCRECGKQFTTSGNLKRHLRIHSGEKPYVCIHCQRQFADPGALQRHVRIHTGEKPCQCVMCGKAFTQASSLIAHVRQHTGEKPYVCERCGKRFVQSSQLANHIRHHDNIRPHKCSVCSKAFVNVGDLSKHIIIHTGEKPYLCDKCGRGFNRVDNLRSHVKTVHQGKAGIKILEPEEGGEVSVVTVDDMVTLATEALAATAVTQLTGPVIVPTVVPVGAAVTADETEVLKAEISKAVKQVQEEDPNTHILYACDSCGDKFLDANSLAQHVRIHTAQALVMFQTDADFYQQYGPGSTWPAGQVLQAGELVFRPRDGADGQPALAETPPTAPECPPPAE; the protein is encoded by the exons CCATGGACTTCCCCCAGCACAGCCAGCACGTCTTGGAGCAGCTGAACCAGCAGCGGCAGCTGGGGCTTCTCTGTGACTGCACCTTTGTGGTGGACGGTGTTGACTTCAAGGCCCATAAAGCGGTGCTGGCAGCCTGCAGCGAGTACTTCAAGATGCTCTTTGTGGACCAGAAGGACGTGGTGCACCTGGACATCAGTAACGCGGCAG GCCTGGGGCAGGTGCTGGAGTTTATGTACACGGCCAAGCTGAGCCTGAGCCCTGAGAACGTGGATGATGTGCTGGCCGTGGCCAGCTTCCTCCAGATGCAGGACATCATCACGGCCTGCCATGCCCTCAAGTCACTCGCTGAGCCAGCCACCGGCCCTGGGGGAAGTGCGGAGGCCTTGGCCACAGGAG GAGAGGACAAGAGAGCCAAAGAGGAGAAGGCTGCTGCCACCATGCTGAACAGACTGGACCAAGTGGGGAGCAGTCCACCCACAGGCCCAGGCAGGGAGCTCAAAGAGGAGCGAGGTGGCCAGGCCGAGAGTGCAGCCCCCG GTGCAGAGCAGACGGAGAAGGCCGATGCCCCCCGGGAGCCGCTGCCTGTGGAGCTCAAGCCAGACCCCACGAGTGGCATGGCTGCCGCAGAAGCAGAGGCTGCGTTATCAGAGAGCTCAGAGCAAG AAATGGAGGTGGAGCCGGccaggaagggagaagaggagccggaggaggaggagggtgcagAGCCTGCCGAGGTCAAGGAGGAGGGGCCGCAGCTGGAGAACGGCGAGACCCCTGAAGAGAACGAAGAGTCGGCGGGCACAGACTCTGGGCAGGAGCTCGGCACAGAGGCCCGGAGCCTGCGCTCGGGCACCTACGGCGACCGCACAGAGTCCAAGGCCTACGGCTCCATCATCCACAAGTGCGAG GACTGTGGGAAGGAGTTCACGCACACGGGGAACTTCAAGCGCCACATCCGCATCCACACAGGCGAGAAGCCCTTCTCGTGCCGGGAGTGCAGCAAGGCCTTCTCTGACCCGGCCGCCTGCAAGGCCCACGAGAAGACGCATAG CCCTCTGAAGCCGTATGGCTGCGAGGAGTGTGGCAAGAGCTACCGGCTCATCAGCCTGCTGAACCTGCACAAGAAGCGGCACTCGGGCGAGGCGCGCTACCGCTGCGAGGACTGTGGCAAGCTCTTCACCACCTCGGGCAACCTCAAGCGCCACCAGCTGGTGCACAGTGGGGAGAAGCCCTACCAGTGCGACTACTGCAGCCGCTCCTTCTCCGACCCCACCTCCAAGATGCGCCACCTGGAGACCCATGACACTGACAAGGAGCACAAGTGCCCACACTGCGACAAGAAGTTCAACCAG GTGGGGAATCTGAAGGCCCACCTGAAGATCCACATCGCGGACGGGCCCCTCAAGTGCCGGGAGTGCGGGAAGCAGTTCACCACCTCAG GGAACCTCAAGCGGCACCTGCGGATCCACAGCGGGGAGAAGCCCTATGTGTGCATCCACTGCCAGCGGCAGTTTGCCGACCCCGGCGCTCTGCAGCGGCACGTCCGCATCCACACGG gcGAGAAGCCGTGCCAGTGCGTGATGTGCGGCAAGGCCTTCACCCAGGCCAGCTCCCTCATCGCCCACGTGCGCCAGCACACCGGGGAGAAGCCCTACGTCTGCGAGCGCTGCGGCAAGAG ATTTGTCCAGTCCAGCCAGCTGGCAAATCACATCCGCCACCATGACAACATCCGCCCACACAAGTGCAGCGTGTGCAGCAAGGCCTTTGTGAACGTGGGGGACCTGTCCAAGCACATCATCATCCACACGG GAGAGAAGCCTTACCTGTGTGACAAGTGCGGTCGTGGCTTCAACCGGGTAGACAACCTGCGTTCCCACGTGAAGACTGTGCACCAGGGCAAGGCAGGCATCAAGATCCTGGAGCCCGAGGAGGGCGGTGAGGTCAGCGTGGTCACTGTGGACGACATGGTCACGCTGGCCACTGAGGCCCTGGCCGCCACGGCTGTCACTCAGCTCACAG GCCCTGTGATTGTGCCCACAGTGGTACCAGTAGGGGCTGCGGTGACAGCCGACGAGACGGAAGTACTTAAAGCCGAGATCAGCAAAGCTGTGAAGCAAGTGCAGGAAGAAG ACCCCAACACTCACATCCTCTACGCCTGTGACTCCTGTGGGGACAAATTCCTGGACGCCAACAGCCTGGCTCAGCACGTGCGAATCCATACGGCCCAGGCACTGGTCATGTTCCAGACGGACGCGGACTTCTACCAGCAGTACGGGCCAGGCAGCACGT